The DNA region CTCCTCTGCCAAGAGGAACTCCAGCACTGGCTGCTTCGAGAGGGCCTCTGCCGGTATAATATTCTTCAGGGTTATAACCAAGAAGTGACAGATTTGCAACATCACTCCCTCTGGGCATACCATTGGGAATTGTGACAAGTTTTCCACCCTTGCCTTTACTGGCAATAAAATCCATATTCGGCGTAGAAGCAACTTCCAGGGGAGTTTTGTCCTTCAGGACTTTCAGAGGATAGTCTGCCATTCCATCGCCAACAACCACGACATACTTCATATCTATCTCCTGATTATCCTCTCAAGTTCTTTAAGGCTTGGTTCAATTTCTACAGGCTTCTTATAATGGCTGAGAATAACCTCCGGGTCCTTTAAAGCATTTCCTGTGGTTATGCACACAACTCTTTCGCTTTTATCAATCTCTCCACTTTCAACAAGTTTCTTCAAACCCGCAATACTTGAGGCGCTGGCAGGCTCCACACCTACGCCAATAGTCCTTGCAAGAAGCTTCTGGGCGTCAATAATCTCCTCATCGCTGACAGCTTCGGCAGTGCCACTGCTCTCTTTAATTGCCTTCAGAGCCTTTGAAGCATTTACAGGAGCACCAATCCTTATGGCAGTTGCAATAGTTTCAGGGTTTTCAAGGGGTTCAACTTTGTCTTTACCTGATTTAACAGCCGTAACCACTGGAGAAGCACCTTCAGCCTGAATTCCAGTCATCTCTGGCATCTCATTTATTAATCCTGTTCCATAAAATTCCTTGAAGCCTTTCCATATAGCGGATATATTGCCGCAGTTTCCTACTGGCAGAATAACCCTGTCGGGAGGCTCAAAATCGAGCTGGTCTATAATTTCGTAAGCTTCGCTTTTCTGACCTTCTAGACGCCAGGGATTAATTGAATTTAGAAGATATATATTAAAGGCTTTGCTTGCCTGCTGTATCAGCTTGAAGGCTACGTCAAAATTGCCATGAATCCCTATGACCATGGCACCGTGCAGTATGGCCTGAGCCAGCTTACCCATGGCTATTTTACCGCTGGGAAGCAGTACATA from archaeon BMS3Bbin15 includes:
- the thrC_1 gene encoding threonine synthase, whose amino-acid sequence is MFELRCIKCDAKYSSSEIIYRCHCGGLLEVNLDLNLIEVTREKLRRRRFNLWRYREFMPVSKNAKIISLEEGGTPLYKADRISKSIGIKKLYVKNEGANPTGSFKDRGMTMGVTKAIELGVNAVGCASTGNTSASLAAYSAKAGIKCYVLLPSGKIAMGKLAQAILHGAMVIGIHGNFDVAFKLIQQASKAFNIYLLNSINPWRLEGQKSEAYEIIDQLDFEPPDRVILPVGNCGNISAIWKGFKEFYGTGLINEMPEMTGIQAEGASPVVTAVKSGKDKVEPLENPETIATAIRIGAPVNASKALKAIKESSGTAEAVSDEEIIDAQKLLARTIGVGVEPASASSIAGLKKLVESGEIDKSERVVCITTGNALKDPEVILSHYKKPVEIEPSLKELERIIRR